From Trichoderma atroviride chromosome 1, complete sequence, one genomic window encodes:
- a CDS encoding uncharacterized protein (EggNog:ENOG41) — translation MFRLTSRTYGASRHILHPQISSRRVFGATAIAMDYASIPTPASCYADFCLIPIGTNTVSVAEEIAQVQRVLKASGLKYTMHSAGTTVEGNWEEVMTVIGKAHSAVHEKGVVRVQSSMRVGSRTDKKQTAEDKVKRVEDLLGADTK, via the exons ATGTTCCGCCTCACTTCTAGAACTTACGGCGCCTCGAGGCATATACTACATCCGCAAATCTCATCTCGCCGAGTCTTTGGAGCTACCGCTATAGCTATGGATTATGCCTCCATTCCGACACCAGCTTCGTGCTATGCCGACTTTTGTTTGATCCCC ATTGGCACAAACACCGTCTCTGTGGCAGAGGAAATCGCCCAGGTTCAGCGGGTGCTCAAAGCAAGTGGTCTGAAATACACGATGCACTCTGCTGGGACAACTGTTG AGGGTAACTGGGAGGAGGTCATGACGGTGATTGGCAAAGCGCACTCGGCAGTTCATGAAAAGGGCGTTGTGAGGGTTCAGTCCTCGATGAGAGTTGGATCCAG GACGGATAAGAAGCAGACCGCAGAGGATAAGGTCAAGAGAGTCGAAGATTTGCTGGGCGCAGACACTaaatga
- a CDS encoding uncharacterized protein (EggNog:ENOG41~TransMembrane:1 (o78-97i)) → MADALKNMFGGAKSEQAAAGKPDSDFADFAGAPDPVPVAAPDAASLTGASAQPTSEVVWTKWYNIHERHSLSEFKPEGIILVIAAVIFLFHIFGTRANRAKARAWVKAHAPTMKSEFASVGFRGVPTLDSDFDAKSFIKEKSLFEFASYATGRQNVAFMDVKITLAKRFNPFLNYIELGLSLVTDTFAGPEDFVEATIYPFDGKEELTLPPAAGGVDARPKDSKSTFDGFVLAVVNKSSMQKLRDDRYDVSLTATKDHPKLPEWLTVMSENAEITETFLTADLIEAVSKAGDLFDYLIISDQPADKPTRLEETTPRKRVFLKYRLPSNNNYDQFIPLFEQFTRIPDALVRDAHFRPEVLKRVRATRESMIAQLKKALEEEKSEERALEKERAKKAKRDADLKGLDAKQQKRYLEKEKEKELRKSQKRMTMRG, encoded by the exons atggccgacgCTCTCAAGAACATGTTTGGAGGCGCAAAGTCGGAGCAGGCCGCTGCAGGCAAGCCAGACTCTG ACTTTGCCGACTTTGCTGGAGCTCCCGATCCTGTCCCCGTGGCTGCTCCCGACGCTGCGTCACTGACTGGAGCTTCCGCGCAGCCCACCAGCGAGGTCGTCTGGACGAAATGGTACAACATCCATGAGCGCCACTCTCTGTCCGAGTTCAAGCCCGAgggcatcatcctcgtcattgcCGCCGTCATCTTCCTGTTCCACATCTTTGGCACGCGCGCAAACCGCGCCAAGGCCAGGGCTTGGGTCAAGGCTCACGCCCCCACCATGAAGAGCGAGTTCGCGTCCGTCGGCTTCCGTGGGGTTCCCACGCTGGACTCTGACTTTGACGCAAAGTCCTTCATCAAGGAGAAGTCGCTCTTCGAGTTCGCCTCGTACGCTACCGGCCGCCAGAATGTTGCCTTTATGGACGTCAAGATTACTCTTGCCAAGCGATTCAACCCCTTCTTGAACTACATTGAGCTTGGTCTGTCCCTGGTCACCGATACTTTTGCCGGCCCCGAGGACTTCGTCGAGGCTACTATCTATCCTTTTGACGGCAAGGAAGAGCTCACTCTccctcctgctgctggtggtgttgatgctcGTCCCAAGGACAGCAAGAGCACCTTTGACGGCTTTGTCCTGGCTGTTGTCAACAAGTCCAGCATGCAGAAGCTGCGTGATGACCGATACGACGTCTCCCTGACTGCCACCAAGGATCACCCCAAGCTGCCCGAGTGGCTGACCGTCATGAGCGAGAACGCCGAGATTACTGAGACTTTCCTTACTGCTGATCTGATTGAGGCCGTTTCGAAAGCTGGTGACCTGTTTGACTACCTCATCATCTCTGACCAGCCCGCGGACAAGCCCACCCGTCTCGAAGAAACCACCCCTCGCAAGCGAGTGTTCCTCAAGTACCGACTCCCATCCAACAACAACTATGACCAATTCATCCCTCTGTTTGAGCAATTCACTCGCATCCCCGATGCTCTTGTCAGGGACGCCCATTTCCGCCCCGAGGTCCTCAAGCGTGTCCGCGCCACTCGTGAGTCTATGATTGCTCAGCTCAAGAAggcgttggaggaggagaagagcgaggAGCGCGCGCTTGAGAAGGAACgcgccaagaaggccaagcGAGATGCTGATCTCAAGGGCCTGGACgccaagcagcagaagaggtaccttgagaaggagaaggagaaggagctgCGCAAGTCACAGAAGAGGATGACCATGCGAGGCTAA
- a CDS encoding uncharacterized protein (TransMembrane:1 (o1202-1227i)~BUSCO:EOG092D01IY), with the protein MTSRLDRLVTILETGSTRLIRDTAVNQLADWQKQHPDELFNLLSRVIPYLRYKDWETRTTAAKAIGKIIENAPLYDPNSGDAASEPKKEDSSPENGAIKKEEDNKALSVLSDDEVFRLETLDVDTILKFGRPLLRGGGIEYNLASLDPQARLEYQKKTLLGRLGLLGRKFEDEEIIVGDGVPKTPLDTSNGNNFNKGEGTQSQSQAAEESQLSSRQLNVLKRKRKKEAMKAQGKGGFGDLSLRRTTTAGSEGFGDDTPTGEHESKKNGKVNDYFNLERPADLDEDAKVVSEFKGSVMQIKSELEAEESMEGAEWPYERLCEFLKIDLFDSSWETRHGAAMALREVLRVHGGGAGRVRGKSVEDNNDLNRGWLNDVACRLCCVLMLDRFTDYSSDTSVAPIRETIGQTLGAVLKHVPSESVYDIYRILYRMVMHEDLKLDSPIWAVCHGGMIGLRYVVAVRKDLLLQDGDMIDGVIKAVMKGLGDNDDDVRSVSAATLIPMAQEFVTMRPAALDGLTNIVWESLSNLGDDLSASTGRIMDLLATLCGFPQVLESMKSSAAQDEERSFTLLVPRLYPFLRHTITSVRLAVLKALLTFANLGDDTSQGWLNGRILRLIFQNILVERDKETLDMSLQLWSALVRTLAKNPAILADEFAPHIDNLMQLTLHPIGVSRHPIPMHAGLFQKPSGGSYSASGPMQPSGRRLSSPDGLDRPVKRRRKSTRVEEPTPAGLTHDVDGHMMQGDIDLVGLDVLIRSRVSAAQAMGLVMSLVPSGNLDDYDALLIPGLTSAFSSTQLTACLVIDEFARNCQTAEDPGRYLDHLQRIVESDRPSAYRDLVTFVQRARSLCQQLLHLFRDHGKVPHSKLPTLPVVVQGEAEAGPSAFSITTAEKCVGEDFERLKKLMPPGQRLIAGQQLADARDNTVSAIEEAKAFKDARDVRIKAGAACAMVAMKLLPKKPSPLIKGIMDSIKTEENHQLQSRSSEAIAKLVQLFAEKGRRGPADKVVANLVKFSCVEVAETPEFPVHATKTSCILSMQKEEDRVDHPDAAKWAREAKAARITRRGAKEALEILSKTYGATLFDSVPSLKGFMKDALVKAFTADLPLEARDPELAFGQEIVDAMSVIRTMTPTLDKSLHPFVMEMMPLVIKALHSDLSVFRYMAAKCLATICSVITVDGMTALVEKVLPSISNPLDLNFRQGVIEAIYHLIAVMGDAILPYVIFLIVPVLGRMSDSDNEIRLIATTSFATLVKLVPLEAGIPDPPGLSEELLKGRDRERTFIAQLLDPKKVEPFQIPVAIKAELRSYQQDGVNWLNFLNKYHLHGILCDDMGLGKTLQTICIVASDHHQRQEEFAKTQAPDVRRLPSLIVCPPTLSGHWQQEIKTYAPFLSVTAYVGPPIERKAMKDRLGDTDIVITSYDVTRNDSEILEKHSWNYVVLDEGHLIKNPKAKITQAVKRLASNHRLILTGTPIQNNVLELWSLFDFLMPGFLGAEKVFLDRFAKPIAASRYSKASSKEQEAGALAIEALHKQVLPFLLRRLKEEVLNDLPPKILQNYYCDLSDLQKKLFEDFTKKQGKKIQAEAGREDKEAKQHIFQALQYMRKLCNSPAMVMKPGSDLYAETQKILQKQGTSIEDAHHAPKLTALKDLLIDCGIGDDRDDANDPLYQPIKPHRALIFCQMKEMLDMVQTKVLKEMLPSVSYLRLDGSVEANKRQDIVNKFNSDPSYDVLLLTTSVGGLGLNLTGADTVIFVEHDWNPQKDLQAMDRAHRIGQKKVVNVYRLITRGTLEEKILSLQRFKIDVASTVVNQQNAGLATMDTDQILDLFNLGDTGPSLISDKPQNGIDGREEDMVDLETGDVLRQPGKKAWLDDLGELWDNKQYEESFDLDDFMKTMA; encoded by the exons ATGACTTCCAG ACTTGATCGATTAGTTAC TATCCTCGAGACGGGGAGCACCCGGCTCATTCGGGACACTGCAGTCAATCAGCTCGCTGACTGGCAAAAGCAACACCCCGATGAACTTTTTAATCTCTTGTCACGGGTAATTCCGTATCTTCGCTACAAAGACTGGGAGACGAGGACGACAGCGGCCAAGGCTATCGGTAAAATTATAGAGAATGCCCCGCTCTATGATCCTAATTCAGGAGATGCTGCAAGTGAACctaagaaagaagacagcTCACCTGAAAATGGCGCaatcaagaaggaggaagataACAAAGCGTTATCGGTTCTTTCCGACGACGAAGTGTTTAGGCTTGAGACACTCGATGTGGACACCATCTTGAAATTTGGCCGGCCGCTTCTACGTGGCGGCGGTATAGAGTACAACCTTGCTTCCCTCGATCCTCAGGCCCGTTTAGAGTACCAGAAGAAGACACTCTTAGGTCGACTTGGCTTGCTGGGGAGGAAAttcgaagacgaagaaattATTGTAGGGGATGGGGTGCCCAAAACACCCCTTGATACCTCCAATGGTAATAATTTCAACAAAGGCGAGGGAACGCAATCCCAGAGTCAGGCCGCAGAAGAGTCCCAGCTTAGTTCAAGGCAACTGAACGTGCTGAAACGGAAACGAAAGAAGGAGGCAATGAAAGCacaaggcaaaggcggcTTCGGAGATCTCTCTTTGCGACGCACGACAACTGCTGGATCTGAAGGATTTGGAGACGACACCCCGACGGGAGAACACGAATCGAAGAAGAATGGGAAGGTAAATGACTACTTTAATCTCGAACGCCCAGCCGACCTCGACgaagatgccaaagttgTTAGCGAATTCAAAGGATCAGTGATGCAAATCAAATCTGAactcgaggccgaggagTCTATGGAGGGCGCTGAGTGGCCGTACGAGCGGCTGTGCGAATTTCTCAAGATTGACCTTTTTGACTCCTCATGGGAAACGCGACACGGCGCTGCCATGGCACTGCGTGAGGTTCTCCGAGTCCACGGTGGCGGGGCTGGGAGAGTTCGGGGCAAGTCAGTCGAGGACAACAACGACCTAAATCGTGGATGGCTCAACGATGTTGCCTGCAGGCTTTGCTGCGTTCTGATGCTGGATCGGTTTACCGACTACAGTTCTGATACATCAGTTGCCCCCATCAGGGAAACAATCGGACAGACTCTTGGTGCTGTGCTCAAACATGTGCCTTCCGAATCGGTTTACGACATCTACCGAATCCTCTACCGGATGGTAATGCATGAAGATCTTAAATTGGACTCTCCCATCTGGGCTGTTTGCCATGGCGGCATGATCGGCCTTAGATATGTTGTTGCTGTTAGGAAAGACCTGCTCCTCCAAGATGGGGATATGATTGACGGTGTCATCAAAGCCGTGATGAAGGGCCTAGGTGACAATGACGACGATGTTCGGTCAGTCAGTGCCGCCACTCTGATACCCATGGCTCAAGAGTTTGTCACGATGCGGCCGGCAGCCCTCGATGGCCTGACTAATATCGTGTGGGAGAGCCTGTCCAACTTGGGCGACGATTTGAGCGCTAGCACGGGCCGAATCATGGATCTTCTTGCTACTCTTTGTGGCTTCCCTCAAGTTCTCGAATCGATGAAGtcttctgctgctcaagatgaagagcgatCTTTCACTTTACTGGTTCCGCGCCTTTATCCATTTTTACGTCACACAATCACGTCTGTTCGGCTTGCTGTACTGAAAGCTCTTCTCACTTTTGCGAATCTTGGCGATGATACATCACAGGGCTGGCTCAACGGGAGAATCCTCcgcctcatcttccagaatATCCTTGTTGAGAGGGATAAGGAAACCCTTGACATGTCCTTGCAGCTCTGGAGTGCTCTCGTCCGCACATTAGCAAAGAATCCTGCCATCCTTGCTGACGAATTTGCTCCTCACATTGACAACCTGATGCAGTTGACGCTGCATCCCATTGGCGTATCACGGCATCCGATCCCCATGCATGCCGGCCTATTCCAGAAGCCCTCCGGTGGTAGCTACTCGGCGTCAGGGCCGATGCAACCTAGTGGGCGGCGGCTTTCCTCgcctgatggccttgatcgaCCAGTAAAACGTCGCCGTAAATCCACCAGGGTCGAAGAGCCCACACCTGCCGGCCTTACACATGATGTAGATGGCCACATGATGCAAGGCGACATTGATCTCGTTGGTCTGGATGTGCTGATTCGGTCAAGAGTCTCGGCTGCTCAGGCCATGGGCCTCGTCATGTCCTTGGTCCCTTCAGGAAACCTTGATGATTATGATGCCCTGCTTATACCAGGCCTTACTTCCGCCTTCTCCTCCACACAGCTGACTGCTTGTCTCGTCATTGACGAATTTGCGAGAAATTGCCAAACAGCCGAAGATCCTGGCCGCTACTTGGATCATTTGCAGCGGATCGTGGAATCAGATCGCCCTTCAGCCTACAGAGATTTGGTGACCTTTGTGCAGAGAGCGAGGAGCCTTTGCCAGCAACTGCTTCATCTATTCCGCGACCATGGCAAAGTCCCCCATAGCAAGCTGCCTACCCTCCCTGTCGTGGTTCAaggcgaagctgaagctggtcCTAGCGCCTTTTCTATTACGACCGCGGAAAAATGCGTGGGTGAAGATTTCGAGAGGCTCAAGAAGCTTATGCCTCCTGGTCAACGGCTGATCGCTGGCCAGCAGCTAGCCGACGCTCGCGACAACACAGTATCAGCTAtagaagaagccaaggcaTTCAAGGATGCCCGCGACGTTAGAATCAAGGCTGGCGCAGCTTGCGCCATGGTGGCCATGAAACTGTTGCCTAAGAAGCCCAGCCCTCTCATCAAAGGCATTATGGATTCCATCAAGACTGAAGAGAATCACCAGCTCCAGAGCCGCTCATCAGAAGCCATCGCAAAACTTGTTCAACTATTCGCAGAAAAAGGAAGGCGTGGTCCTGCGGACAAGGTTGTCGCCAATTTGGTCAAATTTTCTTGCGTGGAAGTGGCTGAAACCCCAGAGTTCCCCGTTCATGCTACTAAAACCAGCTGCATTCTCTCCATgcagaaggaagaagacCGCGTTGATCATCCAGATGCCGCCAAGTGGGCGAGGGAAGCCAAGGCTGCTAGGATCACGCGCAGAGGTGCAAAGGAAGCCTTGGAGATACTGTCAAAGACGTACGGCGCAACCTTGTTCGACTCTGTACCAAGTCTGAAGGGCTTCATGAAAGATGCGCTAGTCAAGGCCTTCACAGCAGACTTGCCTTTAGAAGCCCGAGATCCTGAGCTAGCATTCGGTCAGGAGATTGTCGATGCAATGTCAGTTATTCGGACCATGACGCCTACCTTGGATAAGAGCCTTCACCCATTTGttatggagatgatgccgcTTGTTATCAAGGCCCTGCATTCTGATCTCTCGGTTTTCCGCTACATGGCCGCCAAATGTCTAGCTACTATATGCAGTGTCATTACTGTGGATGGAATGACGGCGTTGGTGGAAAAGGTCTTGCCGTCAATCAGCAACCCTCTTGACCTCAATTTCCGCCAAGGCGTGATTGAAGCCATCTACCATCTGATTGCCGTCATGGGCGACGCGATTCTCCCCTATGTCATCTTCTTGATTGTACCTGTTCTTGGCCGAATGAGTGATTCCGACAATGAGATTCGTCTCATTGCTACCACGTCTTTCGCCACACTGGTCAAACTAGTGCCCCTCGAGGCTGGGATTCCCGATCCGCCTGGCCTGTCCGAAGAGCTTCTCAAGGGTCGAGACCGAGAACGAACATTCATCGCCCAGCTTCTCGATCCCAAGAAAGTCGAACCGTTCCAGATCCCCGTGGCTATCAAGGCAGAACTTCGTTCATACCAACAAGATGGTGTTAACTGGCTCAATTTTCTCAACAAATATCACCTCCATGGTATTCTTTGCGATGACATGGGCCTCGGAAAAACTCTGCAGACCATTTGTATCGTGGCCAGTGATCATCATCAGCGCCAGGAAGAGTTTGCAAAAACGCAAGCCCCTGATGTAAGGCGGCTGCCGTCTCTGATTGTATGCCCTCCTACACTATCAGGTCACTGGCAACAGGAGATTAAGACGTATGCTCCCTTCCTCAGCGTTACTGCGTATGTTGGGCCTCCAATAGAGCGCAAAGCCATGAAAGATAGACTTGGCGACACCGATATTGTTATTACATCATATGACGTTACAAGAAATGACTCGGAAATTCTGGAGAAACACAGTTGGAATTATGTTGTCCTGGATGAGGGTCACTTGATAAAAAACCCCAAAGCCAAGATCACCCAGGCTGTGAAGAGGCTGGCCAGTAACCACCGACTTATCCTTACGGGCACGCCAATTCAAAACAACGTGTTGGAACTCTGGTCTTTGTTTGACTTTCTTATGCCGGGATTCCTTGGAGCCGAAAAAGTGTTTTTGGACCGATTCGCGAAGCCTATTGCGGCAAGTCGATATAGCAAAGCGTCTTCTAAGgagcaagaagctggagcctTGGCGATTGAGGCTCTGCACAAACAAGTGCTTCCCTTCTTGCTCCGTCGCCTCAAGGAAGAAGTGTTGAACGACTTACCCCCCAAGATTCTACAGAATTACTACTGCGATCTCAGCGATCTACAAAAGAAGTTATTCGAAGACTTTACTAAGAAACAGGGCAAGAAAATTCAAGCGGAGGCTGGTCGAGAAGATAAAGAGGCCAAACAGCACATCTTCCAAGCTCTGCAATATATGCGAAAGCTGTGCAACTCTCCTGCCATGGTTATGAAACCAGGAAGCGATCTGTATGCCGAGACACAAAAGATTCTTCAGAAGCAGGGAACATCCATCGAGGATGCTCACCATGCACCGAAGCTCACGGCTCTTAAAGATCTCTTGATTGATTGTGGCATTGGCGACGATAGAGATGATGCCAACGATCCACTATACCAGCCCATCAAACCTCATCGTGCCCTCATTTTCTGCCAAATGAAGGAAATGTTAGACATGGTCCAGACCAAGGTGCTCAAAGAAATGCTACCCTCGGTTTCCTATCTGAGGCTTGATGGATCGGTCGAGGCGAACAAGAGACAAGACATTGTCAACAAGTTTAACAGCGACCCTTCATACGATGTGCTCTTGTTGACCACCAGTGTTGGCGGTCTCGGTCTGAATCTTACTGGTGCAGATACAGTCATATTCGTGGAGCACGACTGGAATCCGCAGAAAGACTTGCAAGCTATGGACCGCGCTCACCGAATCGGTCAAAAGAAGGTGGTCAACGTCTATCGTCTCATTACTCGTGGCACattggaggagaagatccTCAGCCTCCAGCGTTTCAAGATTGATGTGGCCTCTACAGTTGTCAACCAGCAGAATGCCGGCCTGGCGACGATGGACACGGACCAGATTCTTGATTTGTTCAATCTGGGAGACACAGGACCGAGTCTCATATCCGATAAGCCGCAGAATGGTATCGATGGAAGGGAGGAAGATATGGTTGATCTCGAAACTGGTGATGTTTTACGGCAGCCGGGCAAAAAGGCGTGGCTGGACGATTTGGGAGAGTTGTGGGATAACAAGCAGTACGAAGAGAGTTTCGACTTGGACGATTTCATGAAGACCATGGCGTGA
- a CDS encoding uncharacterized protein (BUSCO:EOG092D2F9R), with the protein MPIDYSRFDAIEVSDDSDIEVHPNVDKRSFIRAKQNQIHAERQQRKNRITALKYERVINSALLGRVVSLLDNLKANASEAATGNQAQVAFKAVLTTAGDPKDDQPPPRPEGVFSDDQPMPTYSKMLMQLLDQVNKTLDEKKVEDRYTEMLEEMQVHVDKIKELQKEQAAELEKLEKEEGQKITSDNIRDGFNSSHVNKSGPSEKKEDTKVELLNPNFSGYDRASSSDKVAVDDDDEIEASPAAKKFGAINASDYSTSLKFLAQNPEILTERETDGLLVLAFDAALERKDDLARQLVHQALLLQYCRALGKDGVALFFKRITTKGHQAQDVFYKDVQETYMRIKNRSLEIIAERAKEPAEGVEQIQLHAVEPGTSIQIKVPPAVSDDADTQAARKIYESFDPEMRKALETGELDEVNKVLGNMKIDAAEELVGLFGEANILSLEEELIDATTEEGQKQLRDLEAAAAADRKAAAEAEAEAEAETESVGDPE; encoded by the exons ATGCCGATTGATTACAGCAGATTC GATGCGATTGAAGTGAGCGACGACTCTGATATCGAAGTCCACCCCAACGTCGACAAGCGGTCTTTCATCCGAGCGAAGCAGAACCAGATCCACGCggagcgccagcagcggaAGAACCGCATCACGGCCCTCAAGTATGAGCGGGTGATCAACAGCGCTTTGCTGGGACGGGTGGTGTCTCTCTTGGACAATCTGAAGGCCAATGCCTCTGAAGCCGCTACCGGGAACCAGGCCCAGGTTGCCTTCAAGGCTGTCCTTACCACTGCCGGCGATCCCAAGGACGACCAGCCGCCCCCGCGACCAGAGGGCGTCTTCAGCGATGACCAGCCCATGCCGACATACTCAAAAATGCTGATGCAGCTGTTGGACCAAGTGAACAAGACTCtcgatgagaagaaggtcGAGGATCGGTACACGGAAATGCTTGAAGAGATGCAGGTGCACGTGGATAAGATTAAGGAGCTACAGAAAGAACAAGCggccgagctggagaagctcgagaaggaagaggggCAAAAGATTACGAGTGACAATATTCGCGACGGATTCAACAGCTCACATGTGAATAAGTCAGGCCCctcggagaagaaggaggataCAAAGGTGGAGCTGCTGAACCCCAACTTTTCTGGATATGACCGGGCGTCTTCATCAGACAAGGTTGCGgtggatgacgatgacgagatAGAGGCATCGCCAGCGGCCAAGAAGTTTGGCGCAATCAACGCCAGCGACTATTCAACTAGCTTAAAGTTCCTGGCTCAGAACCCTGAGATCTTGACGGAGCGAGAGACGGACGGATTGCTTGTGCTTGCGTTTGACGCAGCTCTGGAGCGAAAGGATGATTTGGCTCGCCAGCTTGTTCACCAAGCACTATTACTGCAATATTGCCGTGCGctgggcaaagatggcgtggcgctcttcttcaagcgcATCACCACAAAGGGTCATCAGGCACAGGATGTCTTTTACAAGGACGTCCAGGAGACATACATGAGAATCAAGAACAGGTCTCTGGAAATCATTGCTGAGCGGGCCAAGGAGCCAGCAGAGGGTGTCGAGCAGATCCAGCTACATGCTGTGGAGCCTGGCACCAGTATTCAGATCAAGGTTCCTCCTGCCGTGAGTGATGACGCAGACACCCAGGCTGCCCGGAAGATTTACGAAAGCTTTGATCCTGAAATGAGGAAGGCCCTCGAGACGGGCGAATTGGACGAGGTCAACAAGGTATTGGGGAACATGAAGATTGACGCGGCGGAGGAGCTGGTGGGTCTCTTTGGAGAG GCCAATATCCTCAGTCTTGAAGAAGAACTGATTGATGCGACGACAGAAGAGGGACAGAAGCAGCTTCGAGATTtggaggcagcggcagcagctgatagaaaagctgcagcagaggcagaggcagaggcagaggcagagacgGAGTCAGTAGGTGACCCTGAGTAA
- a CDS encoding uncharacterized protein (EggNog:ENOG41~SECRETED:SignalP(1-21)) translates to MRFSVARLLVSALIGTAGVQAVFPRPEASEVSSALSPSSTASSSSASSSSQVCNNSPVLCDRHYDDITYMGAHDSAFLRDASTGNSVAGNQFQNATFALDAGLRFLQAQVHNENDTLRLCHTSCGLLDAGPLENWLAAINDWVVGHPSDVITLLLVNSDNADVSKFADAFDQSGIDKFGFTPTSKTDWPSLSQMIANDTRVVSFITNIDASTASPHLLPEFDYVFETPFTVLELNGFNCTVDRPSNAGTASNAFSKGFMGLINHFKDQEIVGDVFIPDTNTISLVNSAATNATGNLGLHIQQCNQQWSHRPSFVLVDFWDQGTTVKAADNSNGINDATGRSSVASNSNGSSSADGVSSTRELGTGALIAFFAATLLMI, encoded by the coding sequence ATGCGCTTCTCAGTGGCTCGCCTCCTGGTCAGTGCCTTGATTGGCACTGCCGGCGTCCAGGCAGTTTTCCCCCGGCCTGAAGCCTCTGAGGTCTCATCGGCACTATCACCGTCAtcgacagcttcttcttcgtctgcatcatcatcatcacaagTCTGCAACAACTCACCGGTGCTATGTGATCGCCATTACGACGACATCACTTACATGGGTGCCCATGACAGCGCCTTTCTGAGAGACGCCAGCACTGGGAACTCTGTCGCCGGCAACCAGTTCCAGAACGCCACATTCGCTCTCGATGCCGGACTTCGCTTTCTTCAGGCTCAGGTTCACAATGAGAACGACACTCTCCGCCTGTGCCACACCTCGTGCGGTCTTTTGGATGCCGGCCCTCTGGAGAACTGGCTCGCGGCCATCAACGACTGGGTGGTTGGCCATCCGTCAGATGTCATTACCCTTCTGCTGGTCAACTCCGACAACGCGGATGTGTCCAAGTTTGCAGATGCTTTTGACCAGTCGGGCATTGACAAGTTTGGATTCACCCCTACTTCCAAGACTGATTGGCCCAGTCTGAGTCAAATGATTGCCAATGACACTCGCGTCGTGTCTTTCATTACCAACATTGATGCGTCTACTGCCAGCCCGCACCTCTTGCCCGAGTTCGACTACGTCTTCGAGACGCCCTTTACAGTCCTCGAGCTGAATGGCTTCAACTGCACCGTCGACCGACCCTCCAACGCCGGAACAGCTTCCAACGCCTTCTCAAAGGGCTTCATGGGCCTCATCAACCACTTCAAGGACCAGGAAATCGTCGGCGACGTCTTCATCCCCGACACAAACACCATCAGCCTCGTCAAcagcgccgccaccaacGCCACCGGAAACCTCGGCCTGCACATCCAGCAGTGCAACCAGCAATGGAGCCACCGTCCcagcttcgtcctcgtcgatTTCTGGGACCAGGGAACAACCGTCAAGGCCGCGGACAACAGCAACGGAATCAACGATGCCACTGGCCGGTCCAGTGTCGCCAGCAACTCAAACGGCTCGTCTTCCGCAGACGGCGTGAGTTCGACGCGCGAGCTCGGAACGGGGGCTCTAATTGCGTTCTTTGCAGCGACACTGTTGAtgatttaa